The sequence CTTAAAAAGCGATCTTTATGGGGTTTAGAGGGATTTAGTTGGAGGGTTGTAGGGGGAGAATTGTTTCAAAATACCCCTATCCCCTTAAAAGAATGAGTTTTACTCCTATTTTTTAAAAATTTTTTAATCTCTTTATCATTTAGAATGTTTTTTGATTTTAGATCGCATTTAAAACACAAAACATAAACTCAAGGCGTTTTCAAATAAATTTTCATTTTTTGGTTGTCTAAAATGAGCGTGTCCTTACCCTTAGTTACCGTAAAATTACCCTTAAAATTCTCCATAAATTCCAATTCAAACGCCATTAAATGCTCATCTCTACACACTTTTCTTGAAATCCCGCTATCTTCAATCCCAATGTGCTTATCGCCCTGCCATACATAGCTGGCAAAATACCGGTTGCAATAGCCTTTGCCATAAATACGATTTTCTTTTTGGTCAAACACAAACTCTCCCATAGAGCTTTTAGGCTTTGGCTTCTTTTTAAAAAGCTCATACCAGTGTTTTCTTTTTTCTTTTTGCTCCTGCTCTTTGGCTTCAAGCGCTGTTTTATCTTCAGGTAAAGCGGTATTTAGAGAGGAATCTTGCTCTTCTTCATGCTCTCTAAAAGCACTATCAGCGAGCATGGTTTCAATGTCATAGACTTGATGATTCATTTCTACTTTTTGGATATGCCAATCATTGCTAGAAAGTTTTTTATCAAATATTTTTAAAAAAAAACACCCCGAAAAGACACAAGCCGTTAAAACGCTTGCTCCAGCCAATCGTAAATTCAAACAATTCCTCCTTATGTTTATTTTTTTAACGGGCTTACGCTTTGCGCTTCAATGGCTTTTTTAATCAAAGAAATCGCTTCTTGCATCGCTTGCACGCTTACATGTTGGAGGGATTGTATCGCGCTTTCTTGAAAATCTTGATTGCCATTTTTACTCGTTTTGGTCGTTTTATTTTCCAAGCTAGAAATGTTTTCATGCTTAATGATCACCCCAGAATGCGAATCGCCTTTCACGCTAATGTCATAGCCTAGCGCAAATTCCGCCCTATAGGTAGAATTTTCTTTTTCTAAAAGAGAAAACGATAAAATCGTAAAACGCACCGCATAAGTGGGCGCACCCGCGCCATAAGGGGGCAAAGCCACGCCTAAGCATGCTTTTTGCGCTTCTTGCATGAACATGGTTTTTAACATGTTGCGAGGCAAGTCTATCCATTTTTGGTGCTTCCCATGCGTGATCTGCCCGTCTTGTGCTTTAAAAACGATCTCTTTAGTGTTGAATAAATCCGCGCTCAAAATACTAATGAGTCTCACTTCAGTCAAAGGTTTAGGGCATTGCGTGATTTCAAAAGAACTCGCATTCAAATCATAAGTTCTGATCTCTGGTAGCATTTGTTTTAAATTGATGCTCAAGCAACCCTGAAGCAACAACGCTAATGCTGATGAGAATGAAAAGATTTTTATCGCCGTAGCTCTCATGATTATTTCCTTTCTCCAAAAATCGTTTTATAGGGGTTAGCGTCAAATTTATCTATCAAAGCAGAGCCTTTTTCCACAAAATTATCAATATTTCTTAAGCTCAACTGCGCTTGCATGATTAAGGGAGTGAACATCGCCTTAAAGTCGTATTGCCCCTGTTTTAAGCGCTTATCCACATCTAAAGCCACATTATTGACATTAGAAACAAGATTGTTAGCGTTGTTGATCAAAGAATCAAATT is a genomic window of Helicobacter pylori oki112 containing:
- a CDS encoding META domain-containing protein, which gives rise to MNLRLAGASVLTACVFSGCFFLKIFDKKLSSNDWHIQKVEMNHQVYDIETMLADSAFREHEEEQDSSLNTALPEDKTALEAKEQEQKEKRKHWYELFKKKPKPKSSMGEFVFDQKENRIYGKGYCNRYFASYVWQGDKHIGIEDSGISRKVCRDEHLMAFELEFMENFKGNFTVTKGKDTLILDNQKMKIYLKTP